Proteins from one Romboutsia sp. CE17 genomic window:
- a CDS encoding MarR family winged helix-turn-helix transcriptional regulator has translation MDKAKLKLGLSIEKIDHIISRKIDSAVIKAIGNNLSVSQAYVIDFIAMEGKSREIFQKDIEKEFDLKRSSVSLMLNNMEKNDLIKRVSVSEDARLKQIILTDKSIKIHEKISTAIYSVENTLVEDLTPEEIKIFLGVIDKMRNSL, from the coding sequence GGCTAAACTTAAGCTAGGTCTAAGTATTGAAAAAATCGATCATATCATCTCCAGAAAAATTGACTCGGCTGTTATCAAGGCAATTGGTAATAACTTAAGTGTATCACAAGCTTACGTTATAGATTTTATTGCTATGGAAGGAAAATCTAGAGAAATTTTTCAAAAAGATATAGAAAAGGAATTCGATTTAAAGCGTTCATCTGTTAGTCTCATGTTAAACAATATGGAAAAAAACGACTTAATCAAAAGAGTTTCAGTTTCAGAAGATGCTCGTTTAAAACAAATTATATTAACTGATAAATCAATTAAAATTCATGAGAAGATCTCTACTGCTATTTACTCTGTAGAAAATACACTAGTAGAAGATCTAACGCCAGAAGAAATCAAAATATTTCTAGGTGTTATTGATAAAATGAGAAATAGCTTATAG
- a CDS encoding HAD family hydrolase, giving the protein MIKAVIFDLDGLLIDSEIISYKIYKEILHKFGHDFSIEEYAQNFSGKTEVKNVTNLIDTYNLPWTIEMGLNNVFEIESKFLAKGVALKTGAKELLAYLKDKCFKIAIASSSTEDRALTILKQHNIIEYFDEFVFGHEVEKGKPSPDIFLKACDKLSENPEECLVLEDSEAGIQSAYSAGIPVICIPDMKVPNQNYLDMTKAVLHSLEEVVYYL; this is encoded by the coding sequence ATGATAAAAGCAGTAATATTTGATTTAGATGGTTTATTAATCGATAGTGAAATAATATCATATAAAATCTATAAAGAAATATTACACAAATTTGGACATGATTTTTCTATTGAAGAATATGCCCAAAATTTTAGTGGAAAAACAGAAGTAAAGAATGTTACAAATTTAATAGATACATATAATTTACCATGGACTATTGAGATGGGATTAAACAATGTGTTTGAAATTGAAAGTAAATTCCTTGCCAAAGGTGTTGCTCTAAAAACTGGAGCTAAAGAATTATTAGCATATTTAAAAGATAAATGTTTTAAAATTGCAATTGCTTCTTCAAGTACAGAAGATAGAGCATTAACTATATTAAAGCAACACAATATCATTGAATACTTTGATGAGTTTGTATTTGGTCATGAAGTTGAAAAAGGAAAGCCGAGTCCAGATATTTTTCTAAAAGCATGTGACAAACTCTCAGAAAATCCAGAAGAATGCTTAGTTCTAGAAGATAGTGAAGCAGGAATACAATCAGCATATTCAGCAGGTATTCCTGTAATATGTATTCCTGATATGAAAGTGCCAAATCAGAACTATTTGGATATGACAAAAGCAGTATTACATTCATTGGAAGAAGTTGTTTATTATTTATAG
- a CDS encoding alpha/beta fold hydrolase yields MGYYVKVEPNVKVYVEDLNPDGEKTIVFLHGWPGSHKLFEYQFNYLPRLGYRCIGIDQRGFGKSDKPYEGYDYDRLSDDVRCVINCLKLHDFILAGHSTGGAIAVRYMSRHNGYGVSKLALFAAAAPSLIKRTNFPYGVDEEVVTKIIEDAYTDRPKMLSDFGDIFFFQHITRPFSDWFLGLGLQAASWSTIAIANTWINEVLFYDLREINVPTLIIHGIHDKVVPFPLGQIQNQSITNSKLVPFEFSGHASFYDEQDRFNEELVKFIEE; encoded by the coding sequence ATGGGTTATTATGTTAAGGTAGAACCGAATGTAAAAGTTTACGTAGAGGACCTTAACCCAGATGGTGAGAAGACAATAGTGTTTTTACATGGATGGCCTGGGAGTCATAAGTTGTTTGAGTATCAGTTTAATTATCTTCCAAGACTAGGCTACAGATGCATCGGTATAGACCAAAGAGGGTTTGGTAAATCAGATAAGCCTTATGAAGGTTATGATTATGATAGATTGTCAGATGATGTTAGATGTGTGATTAATTGTTTAAAATTACATGATTTTATACTTGCAGGACATTCAACTGGAGGAGCAATAGCTGTTCGATATATGTCTCGACATAATGGATATGGTGTATCTAAACTTGCTCTTTTTGCAGCAGCAGCTCCGAGTCTTATCAAACGTACTAATTTTCCATATGGTGTGGATGAAGAAGTAGTAACTAAAATTATTGAGGATGCATACACGGATCGTCCTAAAATGCTAAGTGATTTTGGTGATATTTTTTTCTTTCAGCATATAACTAGGCCATTCTCTGATTGGTTTTTAGGATTAGGTTTACAAGCAGCAAGTTGGTCAACTATAGCAATTGCAAATACTTGGATAAATGAAGTATTATTTTATGATTTGAGAGAAATAAATGTTCCGACATTGATTATACACGGAATTCATGATAAAGTTGTTCCATTCCCACTAGGCCAAATACAAAATCAAAGTATTACAAATTCCAAACTTGTCCCATTTGAATTCAGTGGACACGCATCATTCTATGATGAGCAAGATAGATTTAATGAAGAATTGGTAAAGTTTATTGAAGAATAA
- a CDS encoding MATE family efflux transporter encodes MSKALNFTEGKVFSPLIKFIVPILLALFLQSMYGAVDLLVVGQFGNAADVSAVSTGSQVMTTITVVITGLTMGVTILIGQKLGEGQPKEAGYAVGSGLCIFAILAIIITVFGISLAGPISKFMHAPAEAFDKTVDYVRICSGGAIFIVGYNIIGGIFRGLGDSKTPLITVTIACISNIIGDLIFVAVFNMGVAGVAYATVIAQAISVVLSLFIIKRRGLPFEFSPKTSIKFHKGITSKILKYGTPIALQDGLVHLSFLVIMIIGNSMGVVASAGIGVAEKLVGFIMLIPMAFSQGSSAFVAQNYGAKKYERAKKVLLYSISSSLFCGAIMFYITFFHGYILAGIFSTDTEVILASWDYLKAYAIDCLFTAIMFSMVGFFNGCGKTTFVMIQGIVGAFLVRIPVSYMMSKIVPVSLFNVGLATPISTFVQVILCGIYFIFISKQLSNTKVEDVVIDNIACIDSVK; translated from the coding sequence ATGTCAAAAGCATTAAACTTTACAGAGGGAAAAGTTTTCTCTCCATTAATCAAATTTATCGTACCAATATTACTTGCATTATTTTTACAATCTATGTATGGTGCAGTGGATTTACTTGTAGTAGGTCAGTTTGGTAATGCGGCTGATGTGTCTGCAGTATCTACTGGAAGCCAGGTTATGACAACTATAACGGTTGTTATAACAGGACTTACAATGGGTGTTACAATATTAATTGGTCAAAAGCTTGGTGAAGGGCAACCAAAGGAAGCGGGATATGCTGTGGGAAGTGGACTTTGTATATTCGCTATTTTAGCTATAATAATTACTGTATTTGGTATAAGTCTTGCAGGTCCTATTTCAAAATTCATGCATGCTCCAGCAGAAGCCTTTGATAAAACAGTAGACTATGTGAGAATATGCTCTGGTGGAGCTATTTTTATAGTTGGTTATAATATAATTGGTGGAATTTTTAGAGGACTTGGTGATTCAAAAACTCCACTTATTACAGTTACTATAGCTTGTATATCAAATATTATAGGAGATTTAATATTTGTTGCTGTATTTAATATGGGAGTTGCAGGTGTTGCCTATGCTACTGTAATTGCTCAGGCTATCAGCGTTGTTTTATCTTTATTTATAATAAAAAGACGTGGACTTCCATTTGAATTTTCTCCAAAAACTAGTATAAAGTTCCATAAAGGAATTACTTCAAAAATATTAAAATACGGAACACCTATTGCACTACAAGATGGTCTAGTTCATCTATCATTCTTAGTAATCATGATAATAGGAAACTCTATGGGTGTTGTTGCATCAGCAGGTATCGGTGTTGCAGAAAAGCTGGTTGGATTTATTATGCTTATACCTATGGCATTTTCACAAGGTTCATCAGCATTCGTTGCTCAAAACTATGGCGCTAAAAAATATGAAAGAGCTAAGAAAGTTCTTCTATATTCTATTTCATCATCATTATTCTGTGGTGCTATAATGTTTTATATTACTTTCTTCCATGGATATATATTGGCTGGAATATTCTCAACAGACACAGAAGTAATCTTAGCATCTTGGGACTATCTGAAAGCTTATGCTATTGACTGTTTATTTACAGCTATTATGTTCTCTATGGTTGGTTTCTTCAATGGTTGTGGAAAGACGACTTTTGTTATGATTCAAGGTATAGTAGGAGCATTTTTAGTAAGAATACCTGTATCTTATATGATGAGTAAAATAGTTCCTGTTTCATTATTTAATGTAGGTCTTGCTACTCCAATATCTACATTTGTGCAGGTTATACTTTGTGGTATTTACTTTATATTCATTTCTAAGCAGCTATCTAATACAAAGGTTGAAGATGTTGTAATTGATAATATAGCTTGTATAGATAGCGTTAAATAA